A segment of the Campylobacter vulpis genome:
AAGCGTTAAAGATAAAGAAACACAACTTTTAAAGGTTTGATAATGAATTTGGAGCAAATTTATAAAGAGTGTGGAGCGTATTTAGAGGGACATTTTTTGTTAAGTTCTGGCAAACACTCGCAGTTTTATCTCCAAAGTGCAAAGGTGCTTGAAAATCCTATTTTAGCGGGAGAATTATGCGAAAAATTAGCTCAAATCATCATAGCTTACGGCGTTGAATTTGAGAGCATTTGCTCTCCTGCTTTGGGCGGAGTTTTAGCAGGGTATGAATTAGCTAGAGCGAGTAAAAAGCGTTTTATTTTCACAGAAAGAGTTGAGGGCGTGATGACTTTAAGACGAGGTTTTGAAGT
Coding sequences within it:
- the pyrE gene encoding orotate phosphoribosyltransferase, producing MNLEQIYKECGAYLEGHFLLSSGKHSQFYLQSAKVLENPILAGELCEKLAQIIIAYGVEFESICSPALGGVLAGYELARASKKRFIFTERVEGVMTLRRGFEVRKGEKFIICEDIITTGGSALESAKIIESLGGEVVAYAALANRGFCAVKNLANERKENAKLPSNLPLFALGNFDFEIYETHQCPFCQQGSKAVKPGSRGN